In Saccharomonospora marina XMU15, one genomic interval encodes:
- a CDS encoding amidohydrolase family protein, whose translation MNTGPSLDTLTRSAADPDRLVLLRGATVVTMDPALGTIDAGDVLLRGAHIVEVGRKLPDAEALVVDVTGSIVAPGMVDTHRHAWQAQQRRTIPDVDDLGGYLRSTLMQVAPAYTPDDVYVGTRLAALSALDGGITTMLDFSHNSRTAAHSDAAITALIDSGIRGVHASMAPHFGDWDGQWPADLARLRSSYVPSDDQLVTLRMAALATGDIAGHLAYGAELAKVAADLDIGVSLDVMFGQGASRAILAWQRQGLLGPHLESIHSTALSAAAWAAMRDHGVTVSLAPTSDAQIGLEDAVPPVDEALAHGIRPGLSVDVEVALASDMFTQMRVLLAIQRMRAVNAAYGTGQNPSRITTRDVLDFATLSGARTLRLDDRTGSITPGKQADLIVVDAEAINTMPLHDAVGTLVLGADRSNVTSVWVAGQVRKWEGELVGVDVDALRSEVHDSVAAIAERLSTTEALQ comes from the coding sequence ATGAACACCGGCCCGAGCCTGGACACACTGACCCGCTCCGCCGCCGACCCCGACCGGCTCGTCCTGCTGCGTGGCGCGACCGTCGTGACGATGGACCCCGCACTGGGGACCATCGACGCCGGTGACGTCCTGCTCCGCGGGGCACACATCGTCGAGGTCGGCCGCAAGCTGCCGGACGCCGAAGCGCTCGTCGTGGACGTCACCGGCAGTATCGTGGCCCCCGGCATGGTGGACACTCACCGGCACGCCTGGCAGGCACAGCAGCGCCGCACGATCCCGGACGTCGACGACCTGGGCGGGTACCTTCGGTCCACGCTCATGCAGGTCGCACCGGCCTACACCCCCGACGACGTGTACGTCGGCACACGCCTGGCCGCGCTGAGCGCTTTGGACGGTGGCATCACCACGATGCTCGACTTCTCGCACAACTCGCGCACTGCCGCTCACTCCGATGCCGCGATCACCGCCCTGATCGATTCCGGCATCCGCGGCGTGCATGCCTCCATGGCGCCACACTTCGGCGACTGGGACGGCCAATGGCCCGCGGACCTGGCCAGACTGCGGTCCAGCTACGTCCCGTCAGACGATCAGCTCGTAACCCTGCGAATGGCGGCGCTGGCCACCGGAGACATCGCTGGGCACCTGGCCTACGGTGCCGAGTTGGCCAAGGTCGCCGCCGACCTCGACATCGGTGTGAGCCTGGACGTGATGTTCGGCCAGGGCGCCTCCCGGGCCATCCTTGCCTGGCAGCGGCAGGGGCTGCTTGGCCCGCACCTGGAGTCCATCCACTCCACCGCACTGTCCGCGGCCGCGTGGGCGGCGATGCGCGATCACGGCGTTACCGTCTCGCTGGCACCCACTTCTGATGCCCAGATCGGGCTTGAGGATGCCGTCCCACCGGTCGACGAGGCCCTCGCCCACGGGATTCGGCCCGGGCTGTCGGTGGATGTGGAGGTGGCGCTTGCCTCCGACATGTTCACCCAGATGCGGGTGCTGCTGGCGATCCAGCGCATGCGTGCGGTCAACGCCGCCTACGGCACCGGGCAGAACCCCTCCCGCATCACCACTCGCGACGTGCTCGACTTCGCCACGCTGTCGGGGGCGCGCACACTGCGACTCGACGACCGCACCGGCTCCATCACCCCCGGCAAACAGGCCGACCTGATCGTGGTGGACGCCGAGGCGATCAACACCATGCCGCTGCACGACGCGGTCGGGACCCTCGTGCTCGGGGCCGACCGTTCGAACGTCACCTCGGTGTGGGTGGCAGGCCAGGTACGCAAGTGGGAGGGCGAACTCGTCGGGGTGGATGTCGACGCCCTGCGCTCCGAGGTGCACGACTCGGTCGCCGCGATCGCCGAGCGCCTCTCCACCACGGAAGCACTCCAATGA
- a CDS encoding RNaseH domain-containing protein, producing MPAKPKYEDLKLAAFQLRTDVPWERRLYLLRFPEPWKKPLTTLAKARRNGEEIRSIPITLLNDVIAALVPDVITVATRATIGENAPWIYSDVEVNTESLFAIIATWIRATATDPAKAEAILGRLNQSDLVWTPLDVDFTTLTSDSADEIQSDELYRLLPHVIAAELSAPGLQHVHLMPKNPDADPADDDPADVEQVISQFHRTPAEQGACVMNWPPHRMPHRPLSYMINITAQSRAFNSQPLVHISVGTRRWAHKEAKLSFNQGHSVYMLPSLPWLPGLNQSRSFLVASIESWKKDAPNTDQGFEYSARWSGGKIGKILRELGLAEKLPDPEVLKSKPTAYLGAPNAAALVFRNGMYSFDHPVAPGTSLADKVPLVEWVTNTLADRLVPVENLRKGSQVFLDSKKLKESKFAASEAAQLRKAIADTVGETLGVDIFYDTTHTKNYARATLAKLLGIEVPEDTDRLTGKPETIITDELTILATVRPVGAWGGGLAGDDTTITNKDRFQAAVNSRIDKIGDELGNAEVPTISLVEIKGKKSYAGKQRTSDPKFAIKVGLSRTGRLSQCVTEAPEPVPAEDNQETTASDSSLEKMRFSWYDLLRQLGVRTTDLPVRPEGTSVREAPAYLAFWLVRQNQRSRWEGITRQVPVAVLIDPTGRHVQACAPNVRWTPLHRAQHEISRHHMLTDQKRTPEEITRFFEQVLRSVARQYPSLLLLTSAQNLRWGWPHLNNPDMAIDTIKFGQQPQDITRYPGLRHVRLRTTERHEVPDTWAANSKEEGHSAGYWIAEDRIFFSTGEKPRTASNAVKSASKVVPRWRKGELVNPSTKSMVWNARALEFTVAAIQPGDVPEDWAALTHDLRWATPHYDYSIALPWPLAVAKQLAQYIMPLDLLDDVDEIEADISSPVDDGN from the coding sequence ATGCCGGCCAAACCCAAGTACGAAGACCTCAAACTCGCCGCGTTCCAGCTTCGGACCGACGTCCCCTGGGAGCGCCGCTTGTACCTTCTGCGCTTCCCCGAGCCCTGGAAGAAACCACTGACTACCCTCGCCAAGGCACGCCGGAACGGCGAGGAAATTCGCTCGATCCCGATCACGCTGCTCAACGACGTCATCGCGGCCCTGGTACCCGACGTCATCACAGTCGCTACGCGCGCGACGATCGGCGAGAACGCGCCGTGGATCTACAGCGATGTCGAGGTGAACACCGAGTCGCTGTTCGCCATAATCGCGACCTGGATCCGCGCCACGGCAACGGACCCGGCAAAGGCCGAAGCGATCCTGGGCAGACTGAACCAATCCGATCTTGTGTGGACTCCCTTGGATGTCGACTTCACCACGTTGACCTCCGATAGCGCAGACGAGATCCAGTCTGACGAGCTCTACCGCCTCCTGCCCCACGTCATCGCTGCGGAACTGAGCGCACCGGGACTCCAGCATGTGCACCTGATGCCGAAGAATCCCGACGCGGATCCTGCGGACGACGACCCGGCGGACGTCGAGCAGGTGATCTCGCAGTTCCACCGGACGCCCGCCGAACAGGGCGCGTGCGTGATGAACTGGCCACCGCACCGTATGCCCCACAGACCTCTGTCCTACATGATCAACATTACGGCTCAAAGCCGGGCATTCAACTCGCAACCGCTGGTACACATCTCTGTGGGGACGCGCAGGTGGGCGCATAAGGAAGCCAAGCTGAGCTTCAACCAAGGGCACAGCGTCTACATGCTGCCTTCCCTGCCGTGGCTGCCGGGGCTGAACCAATCACGCAGCTTCCTCGTGGCATCGATCGAGTCCTGGAAGAAAGACGCGCCGAACACCGATCAGGGCTTTGAGTACTCAGCCCGATGGTCAGGCGGAAAGATCGGGAAAATCCTCCGGGAACTCGGACTCGCCGAGAAGCTTCCCGACCCCGAGGTGCTCAAGAGCAAGCCCACCGCGTACCTGGGAGCGCCCAACGCCGCGGCGCTCGTCTTCCGCAACGGCATGTACTCCTTCGACCACCCAGTCGCCCCAGGGACGTCCCTCGCGGACAAGGTCCCGCTCGTCGAATGGGTCACCAACACCCTTGCCGATCGACTGGTTCCCGTCGAGAACCTGCGCAAGGGATCCCAAGTCTTCCTGGACTCCAAGAAGCTCAAGGAGTCCAAGTTCGCCGCCTCGGAGGCAGCCCAACTGCGAAAGGCCATCGCGGACACCGTTGGCGAGACGCTGGGCGTCGACATCTTCTACGACACCACTCACACCAAGAACTACGCCCGTGCCACCCTGGCCAAGCTGCTCGGCATCGAGGTTCCCGAGGACACTGACCGCCTCACTGGAAAACCCGAAACCATCATCACGGACGAACTCACCATCCTGGCTACCGTGCGCCCGGTCGGCGCATGGGGCGGCGGACTGGCCGGCGACGACACGACGATCACCAACAAGGACCGCTTCCAAGCGGCCGTCAACAGCCGTATCGACAAGATCGGCGATGAGCTCGGAAACGCAGAAGTGCCAACCATCTCGCTCGTCGAGATCAAGGGCAAGAAGTCGTACGCCGGCAAACAACGAACTTCCGACCCAAAGTTTGCGATCAAGGTCGGCCTGTCCCGGACCGGCCGGCTGTCCCAATGCGTCACCGAAGCCCCAGAACCGGTCCCGGCCGAAGACAATCAAGAAACAACCGCATCCGACTCCAGTCTGGAGAAGATGCGTTTCAGTTGGTATGACCTCCTGCGCCAACTGGGAGTCCGCACCACCGACCTCCCCGTCCGACCGGAAGGAACCAGCGTCCGCGAGGCACCCGCTTACCTCGCGTTCTGGCTGGTCCGCCAGAACCAGCGCAGTCGTTGGGAAGGCATCACGCGCCAGGTTCCCGTCGCCGTCCTCATCGACCCGACCGGACGGCATGTTCAGGCTTGCGCGCCCAACGTCCGGTGGACACCCCTACACCGCGCACAGCACGAGATCAGTCGGCATCACATGCTCACGGACCAGAAGCGGACCCCCGAAGAGATCACCCGCTTCTTCGAGCAGGTCCTTCGCAGCGTCGCCCGCCAGTACCCGTCGCTGCTGTTGCTGACCAGCGCCCAGAACCTCAGGTGGGGTTGGCCGCACCTCAACAACCCCGACATGGCTATCGACACGATCAAGTTCGGCCAACAACCCCAAGACATCACCCGCTACCCCGGTCTCCGGCACGTCCGTCTGCGCACGACCGAACGCCACGAGGTGCCCGACACGTGGGCTGCCAACAGCAAGGAAGAAGGCCACTCCGCCGGCTACTGGATCGCTGAGGATCGCATCTTCTTCAGCACAGGCGAAAAGCCCCGCACGGCCAGCAATGCCGTCAAGAGCGCATCAAAGGTCGTACCCAGATGGCGAAAGGGGGAATTAGTCAACCCATCAACCAAATCAATGGTGTGGAACGCCCGCGCACTCGAGTTCACCGTCGCAGCAATCCAGCCCGGCGACGTCCCAGAAGACTGGGCTGCACTCACGCACGATCTCCGCTGGGCCACCCCGCACTACGACTACTCCATCGCGCTACCGTGGCCACTTGCAGTCGCCAAGCAACTCGCTCAATACATCATGCCCCTCGACCTCCTCGACGACGTGGACGAGATCGAGGCAGACATCTCATCACCGGTCGACGACGGGAACTAG
- a CDS encoding pPIWI_RE_Z domain-containing protein gives MRLVDIELVLHLVEQVAPDQSVLDAWALLGGYPFLTAGRGLVASEHESMIGVARHLVLWFKDREDWRAALEEYAELPETIRGYEVDLDSGTTSRRVPTVLTDRFDYYEDVLSNPPPDLTSKITVAEAGRYFNQADMGTSVTIPDWFPIHPGGRGHDVLARCDRDAIELEWSELVTAARWGDNREAELGWPEHLRSNWVDRLKRVTLEVRQGNNSFSRSEKLTIAGIMHMIGMVGAGKSTLVEVLLLWCHLNNKRVCVVADNVTSVLRKTVHLQALGVRAAPVLGQSNRVQHLTRLHRLTNPRNGRIAPAGDRMFDLTSTSCSLDGLRDHSAKPWELRHSPCAGLIPEETDDKPKAHTCPAWHTCQRHEPSRELVDATVWVATTASLIHTPIPKQLNEERLRYLELAWRRSDLIIVDEADQVQAQLDSVFSPEQQLIGEDYDAWLDEVIDRTKRTIRQAGREPMHEPLVRHWLVNLDNANIAVDIMYSALSRDGARPQPALSRRWLDKAYFTEWTLSQQLAQSWAGFGPSKTNTHRPVDGWDDDPVYRRLRRAFDGLIDDPLGAKDTDDELTQRMVTLTAQILRDANESVRLRRVGEWLESTAKELAEQGLTLTIDDPERQAVRLEFTLAVAVLAKSLDHAMDMFRAVEMELGLEGTSSALFHRAPADYQPVVPDSPMGNVLGFQYLDDDHDQRRGRSKMGRLRFFRCSGIGRWVLLHLHELFLTDSDRGPNVLLLSGTSWAGTSARYHIDIPVTAILTPPKKELAAVRASRFEFFPLFAGDNTAPIKVSGKFGEQRELALRQMIAELANPGAGKSILEQHRDSLPPSRQRLLLLVGSYAEARMVAQHLVSLRSSWQDQVLHLVADDEEFTDSWDGANGLRRGDVHTLARTPAWILVAPLLAVERGHNILNDDSQAAIGAAYFLIRPHPRPDDLSYVIQRVNRWATHQIRNKFPVVEDSDREALGRCATAFRSAGHRQWRWLLNLKLAYSNLPVREREALAWTQLVTIWQVIGRLVRGGVPAEVYFCDAAFAPNAARRSENSSDDASLSLLIGLREVLAPYFADDCADPDTYLVETLYGCLYEALAQLEGL, from the coding sequence TTGCGGCTGGTCGATATCGAGCTGGTCTTGCACCTCGTCGAGCAGGTTGCTCCGGACCAGTCGGTTCTGGACGCCTGGGCGCTGTTGGGTGGCTACCCGTTCCTGACTGCCGGCCGCGGACTGGTTGCCTCAGAACACGAGTCGATGATCGGAGTAGCACGCCACCTGGTCCTGTGGTTCAAGGACCGCGAAGACTGGCGCGCCGCGCTGGAAGAGTACGCGGAGTTGCCCGAGACCATTCGAGGCTACGAAGTCGACCTCGACTCGGGAACAACCTCGCGACGTGTGCCCACGGTGCTGACCGATCGCTTCGACTACTACGAAGACGTCCTGTCCAATCCGCCACCAGACCTTACGAGCAAGATCACAGTCGCCGAGGCAGGCCGCTACTTCAACCAGGCCGATATGGGAACCAGCGTCACGATCCCTGACTGGTTCCCGATCCACCCCGGTGGTCGCGGTCACGACGTACTGGCGCGCTGTGATCGCGACGCGATCGAGCTGGAGTGGTCCGAGCTGGTCACCGCAGCACGTTGGGGTGATAACCGCGAGGCTGAGCTGGGTTGGCCCGAACACTTGCGGTCGAACTGGGTCGACAGGTTGAAGCGGGTGACCCTCGAAGTCCGCCAGGGCAACAACAGTTTTTCCAGGTCCGAGAAACTGACGATCGCCGGCATCATGCACATGATCGGCATGGTTGGGGCTGGCAAAAGCACCCTTGTCGAGGTGCTCCTCCTCTGGTGTCACCTCAACAACAAACGTGTCTGTGTGGTCGCCGACAACGTGACGTCGGTACTGCGTAAGACGGTGCACCTTCAAGCGCTCGGCGTCCGCGCTGCCCCGGTGCTGGGGCAGTCGAACCGCGTCCAACACCTGACCCGCCTGCACCGGTTGACCAACCCGCGTAACGGTCGCATCGCGCCCGCAGGGGACAGGATGTTCGACCTCACCAGCACCTCTTGCTCATTGGACGGGTTGCGCGACCACTCGGCGAAGCCCTGGGAGCTACGGCATTCGCCCTGCGCGGGTCTCATTCCCGAGGAAACCGATGACAAGCCGAAGGCCCACACGTGCCCGGCGTGGCACACGTGTCAACGACACGAGCCCTCGCGCGAACTGGTCGACGCAACCGTGTGGGTGGCGACCACGGCCAGCCTTATCCACACCCCGATACCCAAGCAGCTCAACGAGGAGCGATTGCGCTACCTCGAACTCGCCTGGCGCCGTAGTGACCTGATCATCGTGGACGAGGCCGACCAGGTTCAGGCGCAGTTGGACTCGGTGTTCAGCCCCGAACAGCAGCTCATCGGCGAGGATTACGACGCCTGGCTCGACGAGGTCATCGACCGTACCAAGAGGACGATCCGTCAAGCCGGGCGTGAGCCCATGCACGAACCACTGGTGCGGCACTGGCTGGTCAATCTCGACAACGCCAACATCGCGGTGGACATCATGTACTCGGCGCTCTCCCGCGACGGTGCCCGGCCGCAACCGGCGTTGTCACGCCGATGGTTGGACAAGGCGTACTTCACCGAATGGACTCTGTCCCAGCAGCTTGCCCAGTCCTGGGCCGGCTTTGGGCCGAGCAAGACCAACACCCACCGCCCTGTCGACGGGTGGGACGACGATCCGGTCTACCGCCGGTTGCGACGTGCGTTCGACGGATTGATCGACGATCCCCTCGGCGCGAAGGACACGGACGACGAGCTCACCCAGCGGATGGTTACGCTCACCGCGCAAATCCTTCGGGACGCCAACGAGTCTGTCCGCCTTCGTCGGGTCGGTGAGTGGCTGGAGTCCACAGCCAAAGAACTCGCCGAGCAAGGCTTGACTCTGACTATCGACGATCCAGAGCGACAGGCTGTCCGACTCGAGTTCACCCTAGCGGTCGCGGTGCTGGCGAAGTCGCTCGATCACGCGATGGACATGTTCCGAGCCGTGGAGATGGAACTCGGTCTGGAGGGCACCAGTTCCGCGCTGTTCCACCGCGCCCCGGCCGACTACCAGCCCGTCGTCCCAGACTCACCGATGGGCAACGTGCTGGGCTTCCAGTACCTCGACGACGATCACGATCAGCGCAGGGGACGCTCCAAGATGGGGCGGCTGCGTTTCTTCCGCTGTAGCGGCATCGGCCGCTGGGTGCTGCTGCACCTCCACGAGCTGTTCCTCACGGACTCCGACCGAGGCCCCAACGTACTGCTGCTGTCAGGTACCAGTTGGGCAGGCACGTCGGCTCGCTACCACATCGACATCCCGGTGACAGCGATCCTGACACCACCGAAGAAAGAACTGGCCGCAGTACGGGCCAGCCGCTTCGAGTTCTTCCCGCTCTTCGCCGGTGACAACACGGCTCCCATCAAGGTCTCGGGCAAGTTCGGCGAACAACGCGAACTGGCCTTGCGGCAGATGATCGCCGAACTGGCCAACCCAGGTGCCGGCAAGAGCATCCTGGAACAACACCGCGACTCGTTGCCTCCGAGCCGACAACGACTGCTCCTGCTGGTCGGCAGCTACGCCGAAGCCCGCATGGTGGCTCAACACCTGGTGTCCTTGCGCAGCAGCTGGCAAGACCAGGTGCTGCACTTGGTCGCCGATGATGAAGAGTTCACCGATTCCTGGGACGGCGCCAACGGCTTGCGACGCGGAGACGTGCACACCCTCGCACGGACACCCGCCTGGATCTTGGTCGCTCCATTGCTGGCAGTCGAGCGTGGACACAACATCCTCAACGACGACAGCCAAGCCGCGATCGGGGCGGCCTACTTCCTCATCCGCCCCCACCCGCGCCCCGACGATCTCAGCTACGTCATTCAGCGCGTCAACCGCTGGGCGACCCACCAGATCCGAAACAAGTTCCCGGTCGTCGAAGATTCCGACCGGGAAGCGCTGGGGCGGTGCGCCACCGCGTTTCGTTCCGCGGGCCACCGTCAATGGAGGTGGCTGCTCAACCTCAAGCTCGCCTACAGCAACCTGCCGGTGCGGGAACGCGAAGCCTTGGCGTGGACGCAATTGGTCACCATCTGGCAGGTGATCGGACGGCTGGTCCGGGGCGGCGTTCCAGCCGAGGTCTACTTCTGCGATGCGGCTTTCGCACCGAACGCGGCACGCCGCTCGGAGAACAGTAGCGACGACGCGTCGCTGAGCCTGCTCATCGGCTTGCGCGAGGTCTTGGCGCCTTACTTCGCAGACGACTGTGCAGATCCCGACACCTACCTCGTTGAAACCCTCTACGGCTGCCTGTACGAGGCGCTCGCCCAGCTCGAAGGACTGTGA
- a CDS encoding Atu4866 domain-containing protein has product MPNAFPTFTADGLAAVRAGADRPVLLTNATVHTFDPLIGTMRGADVLLVGKQVVGVGPGIVTAAEDDGAVVIDATGTTILPARLDVAVALGTTARGTGAGTLAPGADASLVVVSDEHASDLTAALHTTFTRPEVVLAVLQAGKPMHWAGDSLGSAPTASLQPGRIAVEQSRVGVWVDTDGFLHQELTADGRYDETRGGRPHAFQGSYWVDGNRIDYLDDLGFWAFGQFVGDTLHHAGYTMHRKETR; this is encoded by the coding sequence ATGCCAAACGCCTTTCCCACCTTCACGGCCGACGGTCTGGCCGCCGTGCGCGCCGGAGCCGACCGGCCGGTGCTGCTGACCAACGCCACCGTTCACACCTTTGACCCACTGATCGGCACCATGCGCGGAGCCGACGTGCTTCTCGTGGGCAAGCAAGTCGTCGGTGTCGGTCCCGGCATCGTCACCGCGGCCGAGGACGACGGCGCCGTGGTCATCGATGCCACCGGCACCACCATCCTGCCTGCCCGCCTCGACGTGGCTGTCGCTCTCGGCACCACCGCCCGCGGCACCGGCGCCGGGACGCTCGCCCCCGGCGCGGACGCCAGCCTCGTCGTCGTGTCCGACGAGCACGCCTCCGACCTGACCGCCGCGCTGCACACCACGTTCACGCGGCCAGAGGTTGTCCTCGCCGTTCTGCAGGCGGGCAAGCCCATGCACTGGGCAGGCGACTCCCTCGGCAGCGCGCCTACCGCCTCCCTGCAGCCCGGCCGTATCGCGGTGGAGCAGAGCCGCGTGGGCGTGTGGGTGGACACCGACGGCTTCCTGCACCAGGAGCTCACCGCCGACGGCCGCTACGACGAGACCCGCGGTGGGCGACCGCATGCCTTCCAGGGGAGCTACTGGGTGGACGGCAACCGCATCGACTACCTGGACGACCTCGGCTTCTGGGCTTTCGGCCAGTTCGTCGGCGACACCCTGCACCACGCTGGCTACACCATGCACCGAAAGGAAACCCGATGA
- a CDS encoding Atu4866 domain-containing protein, protein MASGGLYLVGEHLVRGPGRSRFAVVGAHGAYTGCYCVRGNRIRYLDDPCFWAFGELLDGALHHAGFVMIRR, encoded by the coding sequence GTGGCATCCGGTGGCCTGTACCTGGTCGGCGAGCATCTGGTCCGGGGCCCGGGTCGGTCCCGGTTCGCGGTGGTCGGCGCCCACGGCGCGTACACCGGCTGCTACTGCGTGCGCGGGAACCGGATCAGGTACCTGGACGATCCCTGCTTCTGGGCGTTCGGCGAGCTGCTGGACGGCGCACTGCACCATGCCGGGTTCGTGATGATTCGACGCTGA
- a CDS encoding helix-turn-helix domain-containing protein: MSTSDLGPFLKARRDRVQPDDVGLVTHTTRRVPGLRREEVAMLAGVSGDYYARLEQGRERNPSASVLNAIACALILDPDQREHVFRLADLAPTGSAPVAATLPRSLLDLLQAWPHTPAVIINRQLDVLAYNALAGALYSEFDRIDNVARMTFLDPVAAGFYAHWDRAAESWVANLRLAMGHVDSVDAARRLAVELSAASAAFRRLWAKHDVRGKTHDSKAFHHRDVGDLVLGYHAFAIQGSPGCQLIVYQAQANSPSAEKLQLLASLHVAHTAAPADT; this comes from the coding sequence GTGAGCACCTCAGACCTGGGCCCGTTCCTCAAGGCCCGCCGTGACCGCGTGCAGCCCGACGACGTCGGACTCGTCACGCACACCACGCGGCGCGTGCCCGGGCTGCGTCGCGAGGAGGTGGCGATGCTGGCCGGTGTCAGCGGGGACTACTACGCCCGACTGGAGCAAGGCCGCGAACGCAACCCGTCAGCATCGGTGCTCAATGCGATCGCCTGCGCCCTGATCCTCGATCCCGACCAGCGCGAGCACGTCTTCCGCCTGGCCGATCTGGCGCCCACCGGCTCGGCTCCGGTCGCCGCGACACTGCCGCGGTCATTGCTGGACCTGCTGCAAGCGTGGCCGCACACCCCCGCGGTGATCATCAATCGGCAGCTCGACGTGCTGGCATACAACGCCCTGGCCGGTGCCCTGTACTCGGAGTTCGACCGCATCGACAATGTCGCGCGCATGACATTCCTCGACCCGGTCGCAGCGGGTTTCTACGCCCACTGGGACCGGGCCGCGGAGTCCTGGGTCGCCAACCTGCGCCTGGCCATGGGACATGTGGATTCCGTGGACGCCGCGCGCCGACTGGCGGTCGAGCTCTCTGCGGCAAGCGCCGCATTCCGCCGCCTGTGGGCCAAGCACGACGTGCGCGGCAAGACACACGACTCCAAGGCGTTCCATCACCGCGACGTCGGCGACCTCGTCCTGGGTTACCACGCGTTCGCCATCCAGGGCTCACCCGGTTGCCAGCTGATCGTCTACCAAGCGCAGGCCAACTCACCCAGTGCCGAGAAGCTGCAACTACTGGCTTCGCTGCACGTCGCGCATACGGCAGCGCCCGCCGATACCTGA
- a CDS encoding HepT-like ribonuclease domain-containing protein, which yields MPPLDDDVRIAHLIEAAEKAVAYAAERDRATLDQDELFRLALTKLVEIVGEAAKQVSDTRKQAHRDVPWRAAARMRDD from the coding sequence ATGCCGCCGCTTGACGATGATGTGCGCATAGCCCACCTCATCGAGGCAGCGGAGAAGGCGGTGGCGTACGCCGCCGAGCGTGACCGTGCCACCTTGGACCAGGACGAACTGTTCCGCCTGGCGCTGACCAAGCTCGTCGAGATCGTCGGCGAGGCCGCCAAGCAGGTCAGCGACACGAGGAAGCAGGCACATCGGGACGTGCCGTGGCGGGCGGCCGCCCGGATGCGCGATGACTGA
- a CDS encoding serine/threonine-protein kinase encodes MPIVGDLLQRPTYEILQTIGEGNVGVCRLARHDIFDRDVVQKTISLLSVPDGVAREPHLLKEARHKHLIEVWDAQWEPDPQFRGLDAVTFICDYYPGGSVYDALMDGHGFGVADAMRICGQVLDALEYLHQDRAYVHRDVKPGNVLLDQSRENAVLADLGSAGKIDPRTGTAPDYGGTPLYLAPEAKSTGHVTLRSDLYSIGVTTIEMLAGRFPYEQIQFSEVDARLAAGKRAMTDRWYTFPPHVPPNVRRFVSSLVRVEPARRPDTARSALRKLNGLQYVDWRRVSGTELLGEWVGTWPPTKIPARRRRYRVQAIEVARGRHAGRVQVAAEWQKPGSPWRSIRRLTSYTDAGDAKALTEFFRQVESLAQASPA; translated from the coding sequence ATGCCCATCGTCGGAGACCTCCTTCAACGGCCCACCTACGAGATCCTTCAAACAATCGGGGAGGGCAACGTTGGCGTCTGCCGGCTTGCGAGGCACGACATCTTCGATCGTGACGTCGTACAGAAAACGATCTCCCTCCTCAGCGTGCCTGATGGGGTGGCCCGCGAGCCGCACCTGTTGAAGGAGGCCCGGCACAAGCATCTGATCGAGGTATGGGACGCCCAGTGGGAACCCGACCCCCAGTTCCGTGGTCTGGACGCCGTGACCTTCATCTGCGACTACTACCCAGGAGGGAGCGTCTACGACGCGCTCATGGACGGGCACGGATTCGGCGTGGCCGACGCGATGAGGATCTGCGGTCAGGTGCTGGACGCCCTGGAGTACCTGCACCAGGATCGCGCGTATGTGCACAGGGACGTGAAGCCCGGCAATGTCCTTCTCGATCAGTCACGGGAGAATGCAGTCCTCGCCGACCTAGGCTCGGCTGGCAAAATCGATCCACGCACTGGCACGGCGCCGGATTACGGGGGCACGCCCTTGTACCTCGCCCCCGAGGCCAAGTCCACTGGGCACGTGACTCTCAGGTCTGATCTTTACTCGATCGGCGTTACGACGATCGAGATGCTCGCCGGCAGGTTCCCGTACGAGCAGATCCAGTTTTCCGAGGTTGACGCTCGCCTTGCCGCGGGGAAGCGCGCGATGACCGACCGATGGTACACATTCCCGCCGCATGTGCCGCCCAACGTAAGGAGGTTTGTCAGTTCACTGGTGCGGGTGGAACCTGCCAGGCGGCCAGACACAGCACGCTCCGCGCTCCGCAAGCTGAACGGGCTGCAATACGTTGACTGGCGACGTGTATCGGGGACAGAACTGCTCGGCGAGTGGGTCGGCACCTGGCCACCCACCAAGATTCCTGCGAGGCGCCGACGCTACCGCGTCCAGGCGATCGAAGTGGCGCGTGGACGTCACGCCGGACGGGTACAGGTAGCCGCCGAGTGGCAGAAGCCGGGCAGCCCTTGGCGAAGCATCCGCAGGCTAACCAGCTACACGGACGCGGGGGACGCGAAGGCGCTGACCGAGTTCTTCAGGCAGGTGGAGTCCCTTGCCCAGGCGTCACCAGCCTGA